The following coding sequences lie in one Carassius gibelio isolate Cgi1373 ecotype wild population from Czech Republic chromosome A17, carGib1.2-hapl.c, whole genome shotgun sequence genomic window:
- the LOC127933392 gene encoding REST corepressor 1 isoform X3: MPAMLEKGTVEISGKRRGRNSVNNPTKSFTSNGNSNNSWEEGSSGSSSDDEHGAGGMRVGPQYQAVVPDYDTEVAKASHERDNLGMLVWFPNPSIPEAKLDEYIAIAKEKHGYNMEQALGMLFWHKHNIEKSLADLPNFTPFPDEWTVEDKVLFEQGFSFHGKTFHRIQQMLPDKSIASLVRFYYSWKKTRSKTSVMDRHARKQKRDREESDDEGEENSSNSPRDAELEPNKDEKKEGASGPEKQDSKPAVVPKPANLAEKSMHVKKEPQGIAGRNLNRAKKKPPKGMHLNSDDVAAMSSSGPAAVSVLRQLDMELIAIKRQIQNIKQHNSALREKLDTGVDEFKPTEANQKFNTRWTTEEQLLAVQAIRKYGRDFQAISDVIGNKSVVQVKNFFVNYRRRFNLDEVLQEWEAEHGVEGRKGLDEEKMEVSSEEGTTPVPSENQTEEPVAMETQNPSVS, from the exons ATGCCTGCGATGTTAGAGAAGGGCACGGTTGAGATATCGGGGAAAAGAAGGGGTAGAAACTCTGTGAATAATCCGACCAAAAGTTTTACTTCAAATGGGAACAGCAACAATTCATGGGAGGAAGGAAGTTCGGGTTCCTCAAGTGATGACGAGCACG GTGCAGGCGGGATGCGAGTTGGACCGCAGTATCAGGCAGTTGTTCCCGATTATGATACCG AGGTAGCTAAGGCAAGCCATGAGAGAGATAATCTGGGAATGCTGGTGTGGTTTCCAAATCCAAGTATACCAGAGGCCAAAT TGGATGAGTATATTGCAATAGCCAAAGAAAAACATGGGTACAATATGGAGCAG GCATTGGGCATGCTGTTTTGGCACAAACACAACATTGAAAAATCTTTGGCAGATCTCCCCAACTTCACCCCATTTCCAGATGAGTGGACAGTTGAAGACAAGGTGCTGTTTGAACAGGGTTTCAGCTTTCATGGAAAGACGTTTCACCGCATCCAGCAGATG CTTCCAGACAAGTCAATTGCAAGCCTGGTTAGATTCTATTACTCATGGAAGAAAACGCGCAGCAAAACGAGTGTGATGGACCGCCATGCGCGCAAacagaagagagacagagaggagag TGATGATGAAGGAGAAGAAAATAGTTCCAACTCTCCAAGGGATGCTGAATTAGAGCCAAATAAGGATGAGAAGAAAGAG GGAGCATCTGGACCTGAGAAACAAGATTCAAAACCTGCAGTTGTGCCGAAG CCagcgaatcttgcagagaagtcCATGCATGTTAAGAAGGAACCACAAGGAATTGCTGGAAGGAACCTAAACAGGGCGAAGAAGAAACCTCCTAAAGGAATGCATTTAAACTCTGATGATGTGGCGGCAATGTCTAGCAGCGGCCCAGCCGCAGTTAGTGTTCTGAGACAGCTGGATATGGAGCTCATTGCCATAAAACGACAG ATTCAGAACATCAAACAGCACAATAGTGCCCTCAGAGAAAAACTGGACACAGGCGTCGATGAGTTTAAGCCAACTGAG GCTAATCAGAAATTTAATACCCGCTGGACTACAGAAGAGCAGCTGCTCGCAGTACAAG CTATAAGGAAGTATGGACGGGATTTTCAAGCCATTTCTGATGTGATCGGTAACAAATCTGTGGTTCAAGTGAAAAACTTCTTTGTGAATTACCGCCGTCGTTTCAACCTGGATGAGGTACTGCAGGAGTGGGAAGCTGAGCACGGTGTGGAGGGACGCAAGGGTTTAGATGAAGAGAAGATGGAGGTGTCATCCGAAGAGGGAACCACCCCGGTGCCTTCAGAAAACCAGACAGAG GAACCAGTGGCAATGGAAACACAGAACCCTTCAGTTTCCTGA
- the LOC127933393 gene encoding ankyrin repeat domain-containing protein 9-like yields MPLGMYESRADYKSPTQCQKTSFAFYQAVRDLLPVWVLEDMRTMEVFHWEDDGQACAYSPSEAFLYALVHDHQQYARYLLNRFSTRALEMPSRSFCCCQASTTPHLAMAVRYNRINILKMIMATIKDFTDCERRSYLNRHGCIHTDGSKTALHLACDLVRPECLALLLGHGACPYATDLTGNTPLDCLLSQFCQSDFDMRTKRLCLGYLILFMPTFRFQTKIQLQDNADVWKALIGEKAFQWLSGTSPPSLFVQATQKLSQSIPTDQVDSLPDFLKPLDFKLDQA; encoded by the coding sequence ATGCCTTTGGGGATGTACGAGAGCCGCGCGGATTATAAATCCCCGACACAATGCCAAAAAACCTCATTTGCATTTTACCAGGCTGTACGGGACCTTTTGCCGGTGTGGGTCCTGGAGGACATGCGGACAATGGAGGTGTTTCATTGGGAAGATGACGGACAGGCATGTGCATACTCCCCGTCGGAGGCGTTTCTGTACGCGCTGGTACATGACCACCAGCAGTACGCGCGTTATTTACTCAACAGGTTCTCCACCCGCGCGCTGGAGATGCCCAGCAGAAGCTTCTGCTGCTGCCAGGCGTCCACCACACCGCACCTGGCCATGGCCGTCCGCTACAACCGCATCAACATCCTGAAAATGATCATGGCCACCATTAAAGACTTCACAGACTGCGAGAGACGGAGCTACCTGAACCGTCACGGATGCATCCACACGGACGGCAGCAAGACCGCGCTGCATCTCGCGTGTGATCTGGTGCGTCCCGAGTGCTTGGCACTGTTGCTGGGTCACGGCGCGTGTCCTTACGCAACGGACCTGACAGGGAACACCCCCTTGGACTGTTTACTCAGCCAGTTCTGCCAGAGTGACTTCGACATGCGGACGAAGCGCCTCTGCCTCGGCTACCTCATCTTATTCATGCCCACTTTTCGCTTCCAGACGAAAATACAGTTGCAGGACAATGCAGATGTGTGGAAGGCGCTCATAGGAGAAAAGGCCTTCCAGTGGCTTTCAGGAACTTCACCCCCTTCACTGTTCGTTCAGGCCACGCAGAAGCTCAGTCAGTCCATTCCCACAGACCAGGTGGACTCACTGCCAGACTTCCTGAAACCCCTGGACTTTAAACTGGATCAAGCGTAA
- the LOC127933392 gene encoding REST corepressor 1 isoform X2 yields MPAMLEKGTVEISGKRRGRNSVNNPTKSFTSNGNSNNSWEEGSSGSSSDDEHGGMRVGPQYQAVVPDYDTEVAKASHERDNLGMLVWFPNPSIPEAKLDEYIAIAKEKHGYNMEQALGMLFWHKHNIEKSLADLPNFTPFPDEWTVEDKVLFEQGFSFHGKTFHRIQQMLPDKSIASLVRFYYSWKKTRSKTSVMDRHARKQKRDREESDDEGEENSSNSPRDAELEPNKDEKKEDLNKTIFDLFKGASGPEKQDSKPAVVPKPANLAEKSMHVKKEPQGIAGRNLNRAKKKPPKGMHLNSDDVAAMSSSGPAAVSVLRQLDMELIAIKRQIQNIKQHNSALREKLDTGVDEFKPTEANQKFNTRWTTEEQLLAVQAIRKYGRDFQAISDVIGNKSVVQVKNFFVNYRRRFNLDEVLQEWEAEHGVEGRKGLDEEKMEVSSEEGTTPVPSENQTEEPVAMETQNPSVS; encoded by the exons ATGCCTGCGATGTTAGAGAAGGGCACGGTTGAGATATCGGGGAAAAGAAGGGGTAGAAACTCTGTGAATAATCCGACCAAAAGTTTTACTTCAAATGGGAACAGCAACAATTCATGGGAGGAAGGAAGTTCGGGTTCCTCAAGTGATGACGAGCACG GCGGGATGCGAGTTGGACCGCAGTATCAGGCAGTTGTTCCCGATTATGATACCG AGGTAGCTAAGGCAAGCCATGAGAGAGATAATCTGGGAATGCTGGTGTGGTTTCCAAATCCAAGTATACCAGAGGCCAAAT TGGATGAGTATATTGCAATAGCCAAAGAAAAACATGGGTACAATATGGAGCAG GCATTGGGCATGCTGTTTTGGCACAAACACAACATTGAAAAATCTTTGGCAGATCTCCCCAACTTCACCCCATTTCCAGATGAGTGGACAGTTGAAGACAAGGTGCTGTTTGAACAGGGTTTCAGCTTTCATGGAAAGACGTTTCACCGCATCCAGCAGATG CTTCCAGACAAGTCAATTGCAAGCCTGGTTAGATTCTATTACTCATGGAAGAAAACGCGCAGCAAAACGAGTGTGATGGACCGCCATGCGCGCAAacagaagagagacagagaggagag TGATGATGAAGGAGAAGAAAATAGTTCCAACTCTCCAAGGGATGCTGAATTAGAGCCAAATAAGGATGAGAAGAAAGAG GAtctcaataaaacaatatttgatCTTTTTAAGGGAGCATCTGGACCTGAGAAACAAGATTCAAAACCTGCAGTTGTGCCGAAG CCagcgaatcttgcagagaagtcCATGCATGTTAAGAAGGAACCACAAGGAATTGCTGGAAGGAACCTAAACAGGGCGAAGAAGAAACCTCCTAAAGGAATGCATTTAAACTCTGATGATGTGGCGGCAATGTCTAGCAGCGGCCCAGCCGCAGTTAGTGTTCTGAGACAGCTGGATATGGAGCTCATTGCCATAAAACGACAG ATTCAGAACATCAAACAGCACAATAGTGCCCTCAGAGAAAAACTGGACACAGGCGTCGATGAGTTTAAGCCAACTGAG GCTAATCAGAAATTTAATACCCGCTGGACTACAGAAGAGCAGCTGCTCGCAGTACAAG CTATAAGGAAGTATGGACGGGATTTTCAAGCCATTTCTGATGTGATCGGTAACAAATCTGTGGTTCAAGTGAAAAACTTCTTTGTGAATTACCGCCGTCGTTTCAACCTGGATGAGGTACTGCAGGAGTGGGAAGCTGAGCACGGTGTGGAGGGACGCAAGGGTTTAGATGAAGAGAAGATGGAGGTGTCATCCGAAGAGGGAACCACCCCGGTGCCTTCAGAAAACCAGACAGAG GAACCAGTGGCAATGGAAACACAGAACCCTTCAGTTTCCTGA
- the LOC128031638 gene encoding TNF receptor-associated factor 3 isoform X1, whose protein sequence is MSAGRNVEQQIALQQRPPSLAMPSMAQRPRHDPGFLPIHGGFRDRFVTTPEAKYCCESCRLVLCNPRQTECGHRFCESCVADLLSKPNPECPADLEPLFEDKIFRDVCCKREIMALKVYCRSEKNGCKEQMSLQQVMDHLEVCPYFEVPCPLGKCKEKMMRKDMSEHLSRKCKHREITCEFCNHKMPLTDLQKHKDTVCPAFPVACPNQCSFSSILRSELSIHQHDCPKAQVTCSFIRYGCSFKGLNQEMREHESSFASEHLRMMVARNTTLEAKVEDVKSELMERYKVLPSLSSRLAEVEIQNEEMREKIRQLDQKVASVQKLMSTHSEKMLEVEMELRELRPLRAMREEVEALRGSVESMRSIVASLDSGRVGSSPGSHTLGSLEQQLSRHDDMMSVHDIRLAEMDLKLQVLETASFNGVLIWKIRDYKRRKQEAVVSKNLSLYSQPFYTGYFGYKMCARVYLNGDGMGKGTHLSLFFVVMRGEYDALLPWPFKQKVTLMLMDQGPARKHLGDAFKPDPHSSSFRRPTVEMNIASGCPLFVAQTVLENGTYIKDDSIFIKVTVDTSDLPDP, encoded by the exons ATGTCCGCAGGGCGTAATGTGGAACAGCAGATTGCCCTGCAGCAGCGTCCTCCATCTCTTGCCATGCCCTCCATGGCCCAGCGGCCCAGGCATGACCCAGGTTTCTTGCCCATCCACGGTGGCTTCAGGGACCGATTTGTCACAACGCCTGAGGCCAAGTATTGCTGCGAGTCTTGCAGGCTAGTGCTCTGTAACCCTCGACAAACTGAGTGTGGACATCGCTTCTGCGAGAGCTGCGTCGCAGACTTGCTCAG taagcctAACCCAGAATGTCCAGCTGATTTAGAACCACTCTTTGAAGATAAG ATATTCCGGGATGTTTGCTGCAAAAGGGAAATTATGGCTCTGAAGGTCTACTGCCGAAGTGAGAAAAATGGATGTAAAGAACAAATGAGTTTACAGCAGGTCATG GACCATTTGGAAGTTTGTCCGTACTTCGAGGTGCCGTGCCCCTTGGGAAAGTGTAAGGAGAAGATGATGAGGAAAGACATGTCTGAGCACTTGAGCCGCAAATGCAAACACAGAGAGATCACCTGTGAATTCTGCAATCACAAGATGCCCCTCACTGACTTACAG AAACACAAAGATACAGTGTGTCCTGCATTTCCTGTAGCATGCCCTAATCAGTGCTCATTTTCTTCCATTCTAAGAAGTGAG CTATCCATTCATCAGCATGACTGTCCAAAGGCCCAGGTGACCTGCTCCTTTATTCGATATGGATGCTCTTTTAAG gggctGAATCAAGAGATGAGGGAACATGAGTCCAGTTTTGCATCCGAGCACCTGAGAATGATGGTGGCCAGAAACACCACACTAGAGGCCAAG gtTGAAGATGTTAAGAGCGAGCTGATGGAGCGTTATAAAGTTTTGCCCAGCCTCAGCAGTCGTCTTGCAGAGGTTGAGATTCAGAATGAGGAGATGAGAGAAAAGATTAGGCAGCTGGATCAGAAGGTTGCCAGTGTGCAG aaGTTGATGAGCACTCACTCAGAGAAAATGCTTGAGGTTGAGATGGAGCTGCGGGAGCTGCGTCCTCTGCGAGCGATGAGGGAGGAGGTGGAGGCACTGAGAGGGTCTGTGGAGAGCATGCGTTCAATTGTAGCTTCTCTTGATTCGGGTCGTGTTGGTTCCAGTCCTGGTTCTCACACTCTGG GCTCCTTAGAGCAGCAGCTCTCACGTCACGATGATATGATGAGTGTCCATGACATCCGCCTGGCAGAGATGGACCTGAAGCTGCAGGTGTTGGAGACGGCCAGCTTCAACGGTGTGCTCATTTGGAAGATCCGTGACTACAAAAGAAGGAAACAGGAAGCTGTGGTCTCTAAAAACCTCTCGCTCTACAGCCAGCCCTTCTACACGGGCTATTTCGGCTACAAGATGTGTGCCCGCGTCTATCTCAATGGGGACGGAATGGGTAAAGGTACACATCTCTCGCTCTTTTTCGTGGTCATGCGCGGAGAATATGACGCCTTGCTGCCATGGCCTTTCAAACAGAAAGTAACATTAATGTTAATGGACCAGGGGCCGGCTCGGAAACACTTAGGTGATGCCTTCAAACCGGACCCCCATAGCAGTAGCTTTCGCCGGCCCACTGTTGAAATGAACATAGCCTCGGGTTGTCCACTCTTTGTGGCTCAGACTGTCCTGGAGAATGGAACCTACATCAAAGATGACTCCATCTTCATCAAGGTGACTGTAGACACCTCGGACCTCCCGGACCCTTGA
- the LOC128031638 gene encoding TNF receptor-associated factor 3 isoform X2 produces the protein MSAGRNVEQQIALQQRPPSLAMPSMAQRPRHDPGFLPIHGGFRDRFVTTPEAKYCCESCRLVLCNPRQTECGHRFCESCVADLLSKPNPECPADLEPLFEDKIFRDVCCKREIMALKVYCRSEKNGCKEQMSLQQVMDHLEVCPYFEVPCPLGKCKEKMMRKDMSEHLSRKCKHREITCEFCNHKMPLTDLQLSIHQHDCPKAQVTCSFIRYGCSFKGLNQEMREHESSFASEHLRMMVARNTTLEAKVEDVKSELMERYKVLPSLSSRLAEVEIQNEEMREKIRQLDQKVASVQKLMSTHSEKMLEVEMELRELRPLRAMREEVEALRGSVESMRSIVASLDSGRVGSSPGSHTLGSLEQQLSRHDDMMSVHDIRLAEMDLKLQVLETASFNGVLIWKIRDYKRRKQEAVVSKNLSLYSQPFYTGYFGYKMCARVYLNGDGMGKGTHLSLFFVVMRGEYDALLPWPFKQKVTLMLMDQGPARKHLGDAFKPDPHSSSFRRPTVEMNIASGCPLFVAQTVLENGTYIKDDSIFIKVTVDTSDLPDP, from the exons ATGTCCGCAGGGCGTAATGTGGAACAGCAGATTGCCCTGCAGCAGCGTCCTCCATCTCTTGCCATGCCCTCCATGGCCCAGCGGCCCAGGCATGACCCAGGTTTCTTGCCCATCCACGGTGGCTTCAGGGACCGATTTGTCACAACGCCTGAGGCCAAGTATTGCTGCGAGTCTTGCAGGCTAGTGCTCTGTAACCCTCGACAAACTGAGTGTGGACATCGCTTCTGCGAGAGCTGCGTCGCAGACTTGCTCAG taagcctAACCCAGAATGTCCAGCTGATTTAGAACCACTCTTTGAAGATAAG ATATTCCGGGATGTTTGCTGCAAAAGGGAAATTATGGCTCTGAAGGTCTACTGCCGAAGTGAGAAAAATGGATGTAAAGAACAAATGAGTTTACAGCAGGTCATG GACCATTTGGAAGTTTGTCCGTACTTCGAGGTGCCGTGCCCCTTGGGAAAGTGTAAGGAGAAGATGATGAGGAAAGACATGTCTGAGCACTTGAGCCGCAAATGCAAACACAGAGAGATCACCTGTGAATTCTGCAATCACAAGATGCCCCTCACTGACTTACAG CTATCCATTCATCAGCATGACTGTCCAAAGGCCCAGGTGACCTGCTCCTTTATTCGATATGGATGCTCTTTTAAG gggctGAATCAAGAGATGAGGGAACATGAGTCCAGTTTTGCATCCGAGCACCTGAGAATGATGGTGGCCAGAAACACCACACTAGAGGCCAAG gtTGAAGATGTTAAGAGCGAGCTGATGGAGCGTTATAAAGTTTTGCCCAGCCTCAGCAGTCGTCTTGCAGAGGTTGAGATTCAGAATGAGGAGATGAGAGAAAAGATTAGGCAGCTGGATCAGAAGGTTGCCAGTGTGCAG aaGTTGATGAGCACTCACTCAGAGAAAATGCTTGAGGTTGAGATGGAGCTGCGGGAGCTGCGTCCTCTGCGAGCGATGAGGGAGGAGGTGGAGGCACTGAGAGGGTCTGTGGAGAGCATGCGTTCAATTGTAGCTTCTCTTGATTCGGGTCGTGTTGGTTCCAGTCCTGGTTCTCACACTCTGG GCTCCTTAGAGCAGCAGCTCTCACGTCACGATGATATGATGAGTGTCCATGACATCCGCCTGGCAGAGATGGACCTGAAGCTGCAGGTGTTGGAGACGGCCAGCTTCAACGGTGTGCTCATTTGGAAGATCCGTGACTACAAAAGAAGGAAACAGGAAGCTGTGGTCTCTAAAAACCTCTCGCTCTACAGCCAGCCCTTCTACACGGGCTATTTCGGCTACAAGATGTGTGCCCGCGTCTATCTCAATGGGGACGGAATGGGTAAAGGTACACATCTCTCGCTCTTTTTCGTGGTCATGCGCGGAGAATATGACGCCTTGCTGCCATGGCCTTTCAAACAGAAAGTAACATTAATGTTAATGGACCAGGGGCCGGCTCGGAAACACTTAGGTGATGCCTTCAAACCGGACCCCCATAGCAGTAGCTTTCGCCGGCCCACTGTTGAAATGAACATAGCCTCGGGTTGTCCACTCTTTGTGGCTCAGACTGTCCTGGAGAATGGAACCTACATCAAAGATGACTCCATCTTCATCAAGGTGACTGTAGACACCTCGGACCTCCCGGACCCTTGA
- the LOC127933392 gene encoding REST corepressor 1 isoform X1, whose product MPAMLEKGTVEISGKRRGRNSVNNPTKSFTSNGNSNNSWEEGSSGSSSDDEHGAGGMRVGPQYQAVVPDYDTEVAKASHERDNLGMLVWFPNPSIPEAKLDEYIAIAKEKHGYNMEQALGMLFWHKHNIEKSLADLPNFTPFPDEWTVEDKVLFEQGFSFHGKTFHRIQQMLPDKSIASLVRFYYSWKKTRSKTSVMDRHARKQKRDREESDDEGEENSSNSPRDAELEPNKDEKKEDLNKTIFDLFKGASGPEKQDSKPAVVPKPANLAEKSMHVKKEPQGIAGRNLNRAKKKPPKGMHLNSDDVAAMSSSGPAAVSVLRQLDMELIAIKRQIQNIKQHNSALREKLDTGVDEFKPTEANQKFNTRWTTEEQLLAVQAIRKYGRDFQAISDVIGNKSVVQVKNFFVNYRRRFNLDEVLQEWEAEHGVEGRKGLDEEKMEVSSEEGTTPVPSENQTEEPVAMETQNPSVS is encoded by the exons ATGCCTGCGATGTTAGAGAAGGGCACGGTTGAGATATCGGGGAAAAGAAGGGGTAGAAACTCTGTGAATAATCCGACCAAAAGTTTTACTTCAAATGGGAACAGCAACAATTCATGGGAGGAAGGAAGTTCGGGTTCCTCAAGTGATGACGAGCACG GTGCAGGCGGGATGCGAGTTGGACCGCAGTATCAGGCAGTTGTTCCCGATTATGATACCG AGGTAGCTAAGGCAAGCCATGAGAGAGATAATCTGGGAATGCTGGTGTGGTTTCCAAATCCAAGTATACCAGAGGCCAAAT TGGATGAGTATATTGCAATAGCCAAAGAAAAACATGGGTACAATATGGAGCAG GCATTGGGCATGCTGTTTTGGCACAAACACAACATTGAAAAATCTTTGGCAGATCTCCCCAACTTCACCCCATTTCCAGATGAGTGGACAGTTGAAGACAAGGTGCTGTTTGAACAGGGTTTCAGCTTTCATGGAAAGACGTTTCACCGCATCCAGCAGATG CTTCCAGACAAGTCAATTGCAAGCCTGGTTAGATTCTATTACTCATGGAAGAAAACGCGCAGCAAAACGAGTGTGATGGACCGCCATGCGCGCAAacagaagagagacagagaggagag TGATGATGAAGGAGAAGAAAATAGTTCCAACTCTCCAAGGGATGCTGAATTAGAGCCAAATAAGGATGAGAAGAAAGAG GAtctcaataaaacaatatttgatCTTTTTAAGGGAGCATCTGGACCTGAGAAACAAGATTCAAAACCTGCAGTTGTGCCGAAG CCagcgaatcttgcagagaagtcCATGCATGTTAAGAAGGAACCACAAGGAATTGCTGGAAGGAACCTAAACAGGGCGAAGAAGAAACCTCCTAAAGGAATGCATTTAAACTCTGATGATGTGGCGGCAATGTCTAGCAGCGGCCCAGCCGCAGTTAGTGTTCTGAGACAGCTGGATATGGAGCTCATTGCCATAAAACGACAG ATTCAGAACATCAAACAGCACAATAGTGCCCTCAGAGAAAAACTGGACACAGGCGTCGATGAGTTTAAGCCAACTGAG GCTAATCAGAAATTTAATACCCGCTGGACTACAGAAGAGCAGCTGCTCGCAGTACAAG CTATAAGGAAGTATGGACGGGATTTTCAAGCCATTTCTGATGTGATCGGTAACAAATCTGTGGTTCAAGTGAAAAACTTCTTTGTGAATTACCGCCGTCGTTTCAACCTGGATGAGGTACTGCAGGAGTGGGAAGCTGAGCACGGTGTGGAGGGACGCAAGGGTTTAGATGAAGAGAAGATGGAGGTGTCATCCGAAGAGGGAACCACCCCGGTGCCTTCAGAAAACCAGACAGAG GAACCAGTGGCAATGGAAACACAGAACCCTTCAGTTTCCTGA